In Panthera leo isolate Ple1 chromosome B3, P.leo_Ple1_pat1.1, whole genome shotgun sequence, a single genomic region encodes these proteins:
- the LOC122222250 gene encoding olfactory receptor 4F3/4F16/4F29-like, whose translation MDRANHSVVSEFVFLGLTDSWEIQLLLFVFSSMVYVASMMGNSLIMLTVISDPHLHSPMYFLLVNLSFIDLGISSVISPKMIYDLFRKRKVISFGGCIAQIFFIHVIGGVEMVLLIAMAFDRYVAICKPLHYLTIMNRKMCILLTVAAWVIGLTHSVIQLVFVITLPFCGPNVLDSFYCDFPRFIRLACTDTYRLEFMVIANSGFISLGSFFILIVSYISILITVRKHSSAGTSKALSTLSTHVMVVILFFGPCIFVYIWPHPTSHLDKYLVVFDAVLTPFFNSVIYTFRNKEMKVAMRKMCSRFIIYRRIS comes from the coding sequence ATGGATAGAGCAAATCACTCTGTGGTGTCAGAGTTTGTGTTCCTGGGACTCACCGATTCCTGGGAGATCCAACTTCTCCTCTTTGTGTTCTCCTCTATGGTTTATGTGGCAAGCATGATGGGAAACTCCCTCATAATGCTCACTGTGATTTCTGACCCTCACTTACACTCCCCCATGTACTTTTTGTTGGTCAACCTGTCCTTCATTGACCTGGGaatttcttctgtcatttctcCGAAGATGATTTATGACCTTTTCAGAAAGCGTAAGGTCATCTCCTTTGGTGGCTGCATCGCTCAAATCTTCTTCATCCACGTCATTGGTGGCGTGGAGATGGTGCTGCTCATCGCCATGGCCTTTGACAGATATGTTGCCATATGCAAGCCTCTGCACTATTTGACTATTATGAAccgaaaaatgtgtattttgcttaCAGTTGCTGCCTGGGTAATTGGCTTGACCCACTCTGTGATTCAACTGGTTTTTGTAATAACATTGCCATTCTGTGGCCCTAATGTGTTAGACAGCTTTTATTGTGACTTTCCTCGGTTCATCAGACTTGCCTGCACAGACACCTACCGTCTAGAGTTCATGGTCATAGCCAACAGTGGGTTCATATCTCTGGGATCATTCTTCATATTGATTGTCTCGTACATTTCTATCCTGATCACTGTTCGGAAACACTCTTCAGCAGGCACATCTAAGGCCCTCTCCACTTTGTCAACTCATGTCATGGTGGTGATTTTGTTCTTTGGCCCTTGCATCTTCGTTTATATCTGGCCTCACCCCACCTCACACCTAGACAAATATCTTGTTGTCTTTGATGCAGTTCTCACTCCTTTTTTTAACTCAGTCATCTATACATTCAGGAACAAAGAGATGAAAGTGGCAATGAGGAAAATGTGTAGTCGGTTTATTATTTATAGAAGGATTTCTTAA